TTCCCAAATCAGTAATGTAGCCTCTACGGGTGTCTCTGTCAGCCCCGTGGTCGCCAGCACAGAATGTATCGTACCCCTGAAGGTAGTTTTTTACCGCCGTGGCACACGATAAAGGTGCACCTTGTGATAATAAGGtggaaaaatatatatgaaaaagtgaaattgATTGTGGCTGCACTAGGACATCATTATTTCTTACTTGGCTATTTACACGTACTTACGCTGGCTGTATATCATTTAAGGGGCGGAGGACGAAGAGGACGGACCCGAGATCATCCGGTCCAAGAAACGGGTCATCCGGTCCTTAGCATTGTCTAGACTATCTAGGGCAGGACGGACATCCACGTGGAAAGTAGGCATTCCGTTTTCGTCGTCGGGCCCTCCGTAGAAATCCAAGACGTATCTAACTTCCTTGAAGGTTGGAGGTTGTTGTTCCGCTTTGCGCTCGCCTCGGAGTACAATCCAGTCGTGCCTGTCGAATGGTAGTTCTTGGCTAAAATGGGACGGAAACAGTAGGCCGCACAGGTGCATCCAGCGAGCACGAGGGCTCAATACGCCCGGTTTCCCCATGAATTTCAGCAACTTAGGCTGCACGTGGCTTTCATCTGTGTGCGGTTTTTCCCATTCGAGCACTTCCTGCCAGCACCCTTCATTTAGAAAGTTGTGGACCTGCACCATGGACTCCACTGCATCTTCGGCGACTTCGCCGCTACCGCCAAT
This genomic window from Saccharomyces cerevisiae S288C chromosome I, complete sequence contains:
- the CYC3 gene encoding holocytochrome c synthase CYC3 (Cytochrome c heme lyase (holocytochrome c synthase); attaches heme to apo-cytochrome c (Cyc1p or Cyc7p) in mitochondrial intermembrane space; human homolog HCCS implicated in microphthalmia with linear skin defects (MLS), and can complement yeast null mutant), whose amino-acid sequence is MGWFWADQKTTGKDIGGAAVSSMSGCPVMHESSSSSPPSSECPVMQGDNDRINPLNNMPELAASKQPGQKMDLPVDRTISSIPKSPDSNEFWEYPSPQQMYNAMVRKGKIGGSGEVAEDAVESMVQVHNFLNEGCWQEVLEWEKPHTDESHVQPKLLKFMGKPGVLSPRARWMHLCGLLFPSHFSQELPFDRHDWIVLRGERKAEQQPPTFKEVRYVLDFYGGPDDENGMPTFHVDVRPALDSLDNAKDRMTRFLDRMISGPSSSSSAP